In Flavobacterium sp. N3904, one DNA window encodes the following:
- a CDS encoding chloride channel protein, whose translation MMQTVRNFQFLKLQKLVVVSILIGFLSAFLGVALKKLTEYYEEIFSHKAAINPLYYILFPIFGLSVIYFLREYLFKKKENKGIKEIFESTNSKSQNLPNYKISSHFINGLLTVIFGGSTGIEVSTVVASATIGSVAQRKQNVFKEYKTELICAGVAAGITALFSSPIAGILFALEVISRKVTRAFLVSNLIAVLTAFGLIFLLKEKPLFTVVITTWHLKAIPYFILLGILAGFVSVYLTRCVLFFKDQFSKIKTHYFKIIIGSSILSISLLLFPQLYGEGYHAIKGLIVNPNEIQLTLSIVLTFIGILVLKPIVTSATLVSGGDGGVFAPSLFIGAFLGLLVALVLNTYFNANVIPINFIIIGMAAVLSASIHAPFTSIFLVCGLTNDYTLFVPILVVCLISKYTAKTIYPFTVYTYSPSLAK comes from the coding sequence ATGATGCAAACAGTACGAAATTTTCAATTCCTAAAACTACAAAAGTTAGTTGTTGTTTCTATCCTGATTGGCTTTCTTTCGGCATTTCTGGGAGTTGCCTTAAAAAAACTAACCGAATATTACGAAGAAATATTTTCTCATAAGGCGGCAATAAATCCATTATATTATATTCTTTTCCCCATTTTTGGACTATCGGTCATCTATTTTCTAAGAGAATATCTCTTTAAGAAAAAAGAAAACAAAGGCATCAAGGAAATCTTTGAAAGTACCAATTCCAAATCACAGAATTTACCAAACTATAAAATTTCGTCCCATTTTATCAATGGATTATTGACCGTGATTTTCGGTGGTTCAACAGGTATCGAAGTTTCTACAGTTGTGGCATCGGCAACTATTGGCTCTGTAGCCCAAAGAAAACAAAATGTCTTCAAAGAATACAAAACCGAATTAATCTGTGCCGGGGTAGCTGCCGGAATTACGGCTTTATTCAGCAGTCCAATTGCGGGAATTCTTTTTGCCCTAGAAGTCATCTCCAGAAAAGTCACCCGGGCTTTTTTAGTTAGTAATCTGATAGCGGTTCTTACTGCATTTGGGCTAATTTTTCTATTAAAAGAAAAACCACTATTTACTGTTGTCATTACAACTTGGCACCTTAAAGCGATACCTTATTTTATCCTTCTTGGAATTTTGGCAGGATTTGTTTCTGTCTATTTAACGCGATGTGTGTTGTTTTTCAAAGATCAGTTTTCTAAAATAAAAACCCATTATTTTAAAATTATTATCGGTTCCAGTATTTTGAGCATCTCGCTACTTTTATTCCCACAACTTTATGGAGAAGGGTATCATGCTATCAAAGGACTGATAGTAAATCCAAACGAAATACAACTCACTTTGTCTATAGTCCTAACATTTATTGGAATCTTAGTTTTGAAACCCATAGTAACTTCGGCAACATTGGTCTCGGGTGGTGATGGCGGTGTTTTTGCTCCAAGTCTTTTTATTGGCGCCTTTTTGGGATTGTTGGTTGCTTTGGTTTTAAACACCTATTTTAATGCAAATGTTATTCCTATAAATTTCATTATTATTGGAATGGCAGCAGTATTGAGTGCCAGTATTCACGCGCCTTTTACATCCATTTTTCTGGTTTGCGGTTTGACGAATGATTACACTTTATTCGTTCCTATTTTAGTCGTTTGCCTGATTTCAAAATATACTGCAAAAACGATTTATCCTTTTACTGTTTATACCTACTCTCCTAGTTTAGCAAAATAA
- a CDS encoding 2TM domain-containing protein, whose translation MENQKTDEERYYMARKRVEEIKGFYGNLLSYIVVNCFLLVLNLVTSPQYLWFFWPLLGWGIGVLFHGLKVFNYSPFFNKDWEERKIKEFMEKEEQSKKSWE comes from the coding sequence ATGGAAAATCAAAAAACAGATGAAGAACGCTATTATATGGCGAGAAAAAGGGTAGAAGAGATAAAAGGTTTTTATGGGAACTTGCTTTCCTATATTGTGGTAAATTGCTTTTTATTGGTATTAAATTTAGTGACATCACCACAGTATTTATGGTTCTTTTGGCCTTTATTGGGTTGGGGAATCGGAGTGCTTTTTCACGGATTAAAAGTTTTTAATTATTCACCGTTTTTTAATAAAGATTGGGAGGAACGAAAAATTAAAGAATTCATGGAAAAAGAAGAACAATCAAAAAAATCATGGGAATGA
- a CDS encoding 2TM domain-containing protein: METNYVEEERYFQAKKRVKEIREFYEHLTVYMLCNPIVIVVNLMTSPEFLYFWFSLLGWGIAIVLHGLKAYGYAPFFDKEWEERKVKEYMKKEGQTKKSWE, from the coding sequence ATGGAAACAAATTATGTTGAAGAGGAACGCTATTTTCAAGCTAAAAAAAGAGTAAAAGAAATTAGAGAATTTTATGAACATTTGACTGTTTATATGCTCTGTAATCCGATTGTAATTGTTGTAAATCTTATGACTTCGCCAGAGTTTTTGTATTTTTGGTTTAGCTTGTTGGGCTGGGGAATAGCGATAGTTTTACACGGATTGAAAGCGTATGGTTATGCACCATTTTTTGATAAAGAATGGGAGGAACGAAAAGTTAAAGAATACATGAAAAAGGAAGGTCAAACAAAAAAATCATGGGAATAA
- a CDS encoding YciI family protein: protein MKKSILLAAFLCLTTIGFSQETTAKYDENLAKFLNADERGMKQYVFCILKTGSNTTATAEEKNNLFKGHMDNISRLAKEGKLVLAGPFEKNDRNYRGLYIFNVATIEEAKALVATDPAVKANIFEVELTPWYGTAALQEILKIHEKIVKPKIYFFFQQRHTLLPKK, encoded by the coding sequence ATGAAAAAAAGTATTCTTTTGGCTGCATTTTTGTGCCTCACAACAATTGGATTTTCGCAGGAAACCACAGCTAAATATGATGAAAATTTAGCAAAATTCCTGAATGCAGATGAACGCGGCATGAAGCAGTACGTATTTTGCATTTTGAAAACCGGTAGCAACACGACTGCTACAGCAGAAGAAAAAAATAATCTTTTTAAAGGTCACATGGACAACATCTCCCGATTGGCAAAGGAAGGAAAACTTGTTTTAGCCGGACCATTTGAGAAAAACGACCGAAATTATAGAGGTCTTTACATCTTTAATGTTGCCACTATCGAAGAAGCCAAAGCCCTTGTTGCCACAGATCCAGCCGTAAAAGCGAATATTTTTGAAGTCGAATTGACCCCTTGGTACGGTACTGCGGCATTGCAGGAAATTCTGAAGATTCATGAAAAAATAGTAAAGCCCAAAATCTATTTTTTTTTTCAACAAAGACACACTCTATTACCTAAGAAATAG
- a CDS encoding HPP family protein, with the protein MPVQKIKQTYRKTKYILYKETLVDFKEQFWSFLGSFVGIGILAYIQSIHFKGNDAVYLIGSFGASSVLVYGIIQSPFSQPRNLVGGHLISAIIGVTVHKLIPDIIWIAAPLAVSFSIIFMQMTKTLHPPGGATALIAIIGSDKIKSLGYMYVFSPVLIGVLILLLTALIFNNMTSSRKYPSHNFYHKHYHKIRKRLTGKS; encoded by the coding sequence ATGCCTGTTCAAAAAATAAAGCAAACGTATCGCAAAACAAAATACATCCTTTACAAAGAAACTTTAGTCGATTTTAAAGAGCAATTTTGGTCCTTTCTAGGTTCGTTTGTCGGAATCGGAATTTTGGCTTATATCCAGTCTATACATTTTAAAGGAAATGATGCGGTTTATTTAATTGGTTCTTTTGGAGCCTCGAGCGTATTGGTTTATGGTATTATTCAAAGTCCATTTTCGCAACCCCGAAACTTGGTTGGCGGACATTTAATCTCAGCCATAATTGGAGTTACCGTTCATAAATTAATTCCTGATATTATTTGGATAGCCGCTCCTTTGGCTGTATCATTTTCGATAATTTTTATGCAAATGACCAAGACCTTGCATCCGCCTGGAGGAGCAACTGCACTTATTGCCATTATTGGTTCCGATAAAATAAAAAGTTTAGGATATATGTATGTATTTTCACCTGTTCTAATAGGTGTTCTGATTTTACTTCTGACTGCTTTAATTTTTAACAATATGACTTCGAGCCGAAAGTATCCCAGTCATAACTTTTACCACAAACACTATCATAAAATTAGAAAGCGGTTAACTGGAAAGTCATAA
- a CDS encoding VOC family protein translates to MIALNKVHHIALICADYSRSKHFYIAILGLTVIQEIYRKERDSYKLDLALNGNFILELFSFPNPPKRVSGPEAAGLRHLAFEVNDIEETRKHIVEQGCNAEAIRIDEFTKKRFFFTADPDNTPIEFYEK, encoded by the coding sequence ATGATTGCATTAAACAAAGTACACCACATTGCCTTAATTTGCGCTGATTATTCGAGATCAAAACATTTTTATATCGCTATTTTAGGATTGACCGTCATCCAGGAAATCTATCGCAAAGAACGAGATTCCTATAAATTGGATTTGGCACTCAACGGAAACTTTATACTTGAATTATTTTCTTTCCCAAATCCTCCAAAACGAGTTTCAGGCCCTGAAGCAGCAGGATTACGCCATTTGGCCTTTGAAGTAAATGATATCGAGGAAACAAGAAAGCACATTGTAGAACAAGGTTGCAATGCCGAAGCAATACGAATTGACGAATTTACTAAAAAGAGATTTTTCTTCACTGCCGACCCAGACAACACTCCGATAGAATTTTACGAGAAATAA
- a CDS encoding PorT family protein gives MKKLRYLFFILFAISSYGQINFETGYYTNNTNIKTECLIRNVGWYKNPTEIQYKLNENEVEKIVTIADIKEFGIENCCKYKRFKLKIDRSSSDVNNLSTERNPIFNEETLLLKVLVEGEANLYEYQDVNLVRFYISTGNHETVEQLVFKEYKNEDTSQIGENNYYKQQLRNNLKSDQLTLSDFENITYKKTKLVDLFVTFNTTKATKTTILETKKDKSAINLKVIAGVNGTLFTFGNNYNALTDYTFGTKPVFVIGLEVENIFPFNQKKWSIFADPNFQSYKQTEINNSNQSIQADYTFLELPFGARYYMFLNKKSQLFLDAGIAFSVTSKSTIQYSGTALDISNTSNLFTGIGYKSGRYDIELRYNFGRGLLTAYQSWNSNYSSVGILLGYKIL, from the coding sequence ATGAAAAAACTCCGCTACTTATTTTTTATTTTATTTGCAATTTCGTCATATGGACAAATCAATTTTGAAACTGGCTATTACACAAATAATACTAACATAAAGACTGAATGTCTGATTCGTAATGTTGGCTGGTATAAAAATCCAACAGAAATACAGTACAAACTGAATGAGAATGAAGTGGAAAAAATAGTAACAATCGCTGATATTAAAGAATTTGGTATAGAAAACTGCTGTAAATACAAGCGTTTCAAATTAAAAATAGACAGATCGTCAAGTGATGTCAATAACTTGAGCACTGAAAGAAATCCAATTTTCAATGAAGAAACCTTGCTTCTAAAAGTTTTGGTAGAAGGAGAAGCAAATCTGTATGAATATCAGGATGTAAACCTAGTTCGTTTTTATATTAGCACCGGGAATCATGAAACTGTTGAACAACTTGTTTTTAAGGAATACAAAAATGAAGATACTTCACAAATTGGCGAGAATAATTATTACAAACAACAGTTGCGAAATAATTTAAAATCAGATCAGTTAACACTTAGTGATTTTGAAAACATTACATATAAAAAAACAAAACTTGTCGATTTATTTGTAACATTCAACACAACCAAAGCCACTAAAACAACTATCCTGGAAACAAAAAAAGACAAATCTGCTATAAACCTTAAGGTAATTGCAGGTGTCAATGGGACACTTTTTACTTTTGGTAATAACTACAATGCTTTGACTGATTATACTTTTGGTACCAAACCGGTTTTTGTAATTGGTTTGGAGGTTGAAAACATTTTCCCATTCAACCAAAAAAAATGGTCCATATTTGCAGATCCAAACTTTCAGTCCTACAAACAAACCGAAATAAATAATTCAAATCAATCTATTCAGGCTGATTACACGTTTCTGGAATTGCCTTTTGGGGCACGTTATTATATGTTTTTAAATAAAAAATCACAATTATTTCTGGATGCCGGAATTGCTTTTTCTGTAACCTCAAAATCTACAATCCAATATTCTGGTACTGCTCTTGATATATCCAATACTTCCAATTTATTTACTGGTATAGGTTACAAAAGTGGCCGTTATGACATTGAATTACGATACAATTTCGGTCGAGGACTTTTGACAGCATATCAAAGTTGGAATTCCAACTATAGCTCAGTCGGTATTTTGTTGGGTTATAAAATACTGTAA
- a CDS encoding DinB family protein: MLESKRISNLYQSIYNGNPWLDVTLADTLKDVNAQQAYKKVHPNLNTIWEIVNHIILWRRNILGRVQGEEITTPDHNYFVPVLDSSEAAWQQSLQNLAKTQEQWNTFLAYFDDADFERIYIDNNHTYYEHIHGLIHHDVYHLGQIVILKKLV; the protein is encoded by the coding sequence ATGTTAGAAAGTAAAAGAATATCGAATTTATATCAGTCCATTTATAATGGCAATCCATGGCTTGATGTTACTCTGGCAGACACTTTAAAAGATGTAAATGCCCAACAAGCATACAAGAAAGTTCACCCAAATTTGAACACAATCTGGGAAATTGTCAATCATATCATACTGTGGAGAAGGAATATTTTGGGTCGTGTACAAGGAGAAGAAATCACTACTCCTGACCATAATTATTTTGTGCCTGTTTTGGATTCATCTGAAGCTGCCTGGCAGCAATCCCTCCAAAATCTGGCAAAAACACAAGAACAATGGAATACATTTTTGGCCTATTTTGATGATGCCGATTTCGAAAGAATATACATTGATAACAATCATACCTATTATGAGCATATTCATGGTCTAATACATCATGATGTTTATCATTTGGGGCAAATTGTGATTCTCAAAAAATTGGTTTAA
- a CDS encoding 2TM domain-containing protein — MENQGNVLTKLKDGTIVCFKISMVFTVIFSALLGDNFSIQNVLITFSLSCLYSFGVGFGNGFLNHLLDRKWDWLEQTNLRVYYGILVTVLYTIPVVLGIDYIIFIILQKMPLDQFFNERMIWIHLFYIILSLGVSVFMQARSFMVKWKQASKTEVIQQRIIAGTANAKFETLKNQIDPHFLFNSLNVLSSLIEENPENAQRFTTSLSKIYRYVLEQKDKELVSVAEELSFAKTYMNLLKMRFENSLFYELPETTINPEAKVVPLSLQLLLENTVKHNVVSEQKPLHIRIFIDGDYLAIQNDFQKKEVIQSRQGVGLQNIVDRYGIITNRKVLIEQNEKTFTVKIPILTKQISVMETTSNYNENSAYYRAKKRVEQLKGFYGNLISYCCVIPILIFVNLTYMPQFHWFWFSAAGWGFGLTMHAFKVFGYGSDWEERKIKEILEKENNKQSWK, encoded by the coding sequence ATGGAAAATCAAGGAAATGTACTTACTAAATTGAAAGATGGAACGATTGTTTGTTTTAAGATTTCTATGGTTTTCACAGTTATTTTTTCAGCTTTGTTGGGAGACAATTTCAGCATTCAAAATGTCTTGATAACTTTTTCCTTAAGCTGTCTGTATTCTTTTGGTGTAGGTTTTGGGAATGGTTTTTTAAATCATTTGCTTGACAGAAAATGGGATTGGCTGGAGCAAACGAATTTGCGAGTTTATTACGGAATTTTAGTTACCGTTTTATATACGATCCCGGTGGTTTTGGGCATAGATTATATCATTTTTATAATTTTACAAAAAATGCCTTTGGATCAGTTTTTTAATGAAAGGATGATTTGGATTCATCTTTTTTACATCATTTTGTCATTGGGAGTTTCTGTTTTTATGCAAGCCCGAAGCTTTATGGTAAAGTGGAAACAAGCTTCAAAAACCGAAGTGATTCAGCAAAGAATCATCGCAGGAACCGCCAATGCGAAGTTTGAAACCTTAAAAAACCAAATCGATCCACACTTTCTTTTTAATAGTTTGAATGTATTGAGTTCATTGATTGAAGAAAACCCTGAGAATGCACAACGATTTACTACTTCTTTGTCCAAAATATACCGTTATGTATTGGAGCAAAAAGACAAAGAATTGGTTTCGGTTGCTGAAGAATTGTCTTTTGCAAAAACCTATATGAATCTGTTGAAAATGCGTTTTGAGAACAGTTTGTTTTATGAATTACCGGAAACAACAATAAATCCGGAAGCCAAAGTAGTACCGCTTTCGTTGCAATTGTTATTGGAAAATACGGTAAAACACAATGTGGTTAGCGAGCAAAAACCATTGCACATTCGAATATTTATTGATGGCGACTATCTGGCTATTCAAAATGATTTTCAAAAGAAAGAAGTAATTCAAAGCCGTCAAGGTGTGGGATTGCAAAATATTGTGGATCGGTACGGAATTATTACCAATAGAAAAGTATTGATTGAACAAAATGAAAAAACGTTTACTGTTAAGATTCCGATTTTAACCAAACAAATTAGTGTTATGGAAACAACTTCAAATTATAATGAAAATAGTGCTTATTATAGAGCAAAAAAAAGAGTAGAACAACTGAAGGGATTTTATGGAAACTTGATTTCCTATTGCTGTGTGATCCCAATTTTAATATTTGTGAATTTAACCTATATGCCACAATTTCATTGGTTCTGGTTCTCAGCTGCTGGTTGGGGATTTGGTTTAACGATGCATGCTTTCAAGGTATTTGGCTACGGCAGTGATTGGGAAGAAAGAAAAATTAAGGAAATATTGGAAAAAGAAAACAATAAACAGAGTTGGAAATAG
- a CDS encoding DUF2141 domain-containing protein — protein MLKIITAIALFICSLMSAQNVNLTVSVSGLKNNTGVVKVGLYNSEGTFLKSIYKSITSEIKNNSATVTFVGIPKGEYGISTYQDENSNGKLDKNMMGIPSEDFACSNDAKGFMGPPKYEDAKFNINKDSKIDIKFNN, from the coding sequence ATGTTAAAAATTATCACCGCCATCGCACTCTTTATTTGCAGTCTAATGTCTGCTCAAAATGTCAATCTTACTGTTTCTGTTTCGGGTTTAAAAAACAATACAGGAGTGGTAAAAGTAGGTTTGTACAATTCAGAAGGAACGTTTTTGAAATCAATTTACAAAAGCATTACTTCCGAAATTAAAAACAACAGTGCTACTGTTACTTTTGTTGGCATTCCAAAAGGAGAATATGGAATTTCTACTTATCAGGACGAAAACAGCAATGGGAAATTGGACAAAAATATGATGGGAATCCCCTCTGAAGATTTTGCCTGCTCCAACGACGCCAAAGGATTTATGGGGCCTCCAAAATATGAAGATGCCAAATTTAATATCAATAAAGATTCAAAAATAGATATCAAATTTAATAACTAA
- a CDS encoding plasmid pRiA4b ORF-3 family protein has protein sequence MVYKFRVILDAEEDIFRDIAILAEDTLEDLHNAIFNSFGFDGMEVASFYTCDETWNQEDEISMFDTGDVPGEQKVMSDYQLSDILDKENTKIIYVYDFINMWTFLVELAAVEEQVAGNMYPETIFSHGEMPDEAMEKNFEADMHDDIYGEFEDDLDEDDLDMFEGDDSFEDYGFEENWN, from the coding sequence ATGGTTTATAAATTCAGAGTTATTCTAGATGCCGAAGAAGACATTTTTAGAGACATAGCAATACTTGCGGAAGACACTTTAGAAGATTTACACAATGCTATTTTCAATTCATTTGGTTTTGACGGAATGGAAGTGGCTTCTTTCTATACTTGTGATGAAACCTGGAATCAGGAAGATGAGATTTCTATGTTTGATACAGGAGATGTTCCCGGAGAACAAAAAGTGATGAGCGATTATCAACTCTCAGATATTTTGGACAAGGAAAATACAAAAATTATTTATGTATACGATTTCATAAATATGTGGACATTTCTGGTAGAACTTGCCGCTGTTGAAGAGCAGGTAGCCGGAAATATGTATCCGGAAACTATATTTTCGCATGGAGAAATGCCAGACGAAGCCATGGAGAAAAACTTTGAAGCCGATATGCATGATGATATCTATGGAGAGTTTGAAGATGATTTAGACGAAGATGATTTAGACATGTTTGAAGGAGACGATAGTTTTGAGGACTATGGTTTTGAGGAGAATTGGAATTAA
- a CDS encoding TonB-dependent receptor, giving the protein MKTVLFASICLLFSFALFSQNTISGKITNEKGDPIAGANVYIEGSYDGASSSESGDFSFETSTTGNQMLIVSFLVYETSNTVIDVANFKNQTIKLRDNVNALDAVVITAGSLDSGSKARVSVLKPLDIVTTAGSAGNIVAALQSLPGTQRVGEDGRLFVRGGEANETQTYVDGMRVPQPYGATPNNLPTRSRFSPFLFSGISFSTGGYSAEYGDALSSVLLLNTIDEPDQAKTEISLMTVGVGLGNTQKWAKSSFSINTSYINLSPYQALIPQDVEWESAPQALSGEMVYRYNFERGIFKMYAAFDASQYVIKQENINSIDKITVDSKNENVYFNSSYNGFFGTNWNITAGLSYGYNQVKSDIDLDELKNAENAANLKLKLRKSISNRFKLSFGADYFVTKYDENFTHNAGSRFDYGYDNTIGALYTEADIFFSKKLAAKVGIRASTNSLMNENFVSPRISFAYKIAQFSQLSFAYGDFSQTPSSDYIKFSKNNQFESEKASHYILNYQYYKEGRTFRAEAYYKDYSNLVRFDGPTIGFNSVFSNNGTGYAKGLDLFWRDGKTIKNLEYWVSYSYIDTERLYKNFPTQVTPSFVANHSLSIVTKYWITDWKSQIGFTNSFATGRPYNNPNETEFMNARTKSYNDLSFNWAYLLTTQKILYFSVSNVLGANNIYGYNYAIQPSADGEYRRSAIKPAADRFFFVGFFWTISKNKKDNQLKNL; this is encoded by the coding sequence ATGAAAACCGTTTTATTCGCCAGCATTTGTTTATTATTCAGTTTTGCACTTTTTTCTCAAAACACTATTTCGGGTAAAATAACCAACGAAAAAGGAGATCCAATCGCTGGCGCCAATGTTTATATTGAAGGAAGCTATGACGGTGCATCAAGTTCTGAAAGTGGAGATTTTTCTTTTGAAACTTCCACTACCGGCAACCAAATGCTAATAGTGAGTTTTCTTGTTTATGAAACTTCAAATACGGTAATAGATGTCGCTAACTTTAAAAACCAAACCATCAAACTCAGGGATAATGTCAATGCACTCGATGCCGTTGTAATCACGGCGGGTTCTTTGGATTCTGGTAGCAAAGCTCGGGTTTCGGTATTAAAGCCTTTGGATATTGTTACCACTGCGGGTTCGGCAGGAAATATTGTGGCGGCTTTGCAATCTTTGCCGGGTACACAAAGAGTAGGCGAGGATGGGAGATTGTTTGTTCGTGGAGGCGAAGCCAATGAAACCCAAACCTATGTTGATGGTATGCGAGTGCCGCAGCCTTACGGAGCAACACCCAATAACTTGCCAACTCGAAGCCGTTTTTCTCCTTTCCTTTTCAGTGGTATTTCCTTTTCTACAGGTGGATATTCAGCTGAATATGGAGATGCATTATCTAGCGTTTTGCTTTTGAATACCATAGACGAACCCGATCAAGCCAAAACTGAAATCTCGTTGATGACCGTAGGTGTTGGTCTTGGAAACACCCAAAAATGGGCCAAAAGTTCTTTTAGTATCAATACTTCTTATATTAATTTATCTCCCTATCAAGCGCTTATACCCCAAGATGTAGAATGGGAAAGTGCCCCACAGGCTTTGTCTGGAGAAATGGTTTACCGATACAATTTTGAAAGAGGAATTTTTAAGATGTATGCCGCTTTTGATGCTTCTCAATATGTCATCAAACAAGAGAATATCAACTCGATTGACAAAATCACTGTTGATTCCAAAAACGAGAATGTATATTTTAATTCTTCTTATAATGGTTTTTTTGGAACCAATTGGAATATCACCGCCGGCTTGAGTTATGGTTACAATCAAGTGAAATCGGATATTGATTTGGACGAATTGAAAAATGCAGAAAATGCCGCCAATTTGAAATTGAAACTGAGAAAGAGCATCTCTAATCGTTTTAAGCTATCGTTTGGCGCCGATTATTTTGTGACCAAATACGATGAAAACTTTACTCATAATGCAGGAAGTAGGTTTGATTATGGCTATGACAACACCATTGGAGCTTTATACACAGAAGCTGATATTTTCTTTTCCAAAAAGCTTGCCGCCAAAGTGGGAATTCGTGCCTCAACCAATAGTTTGATGAATGAAAATTTTGTTTCGCCAAGAATTTCATTTGCATACAAAATAGCACAATTCAGTCAGTTGTCTTTTGCTTATGGTGATTTTTCGCAAACTCCAAGCTCTGACTATATCAAGTTTTCGAAAAACAATCAATTTGAAAGTGAGAAAGCCTCGCATTACATTTTAAATTATCAGTATTACAAAGAGGGAAGAACTTTTAGAGCCGAAGCCTATTACAAGGATTACAGCAATCTCGTTCGTTTTGATGGACCAACGATTGGATTCAATTCCGTCTTTTCTAATAATGGAACGGGATATGCCAAAGGCTTGGATTTGTTTTGGAGAGATGGAAAAACCATTAAGAATCTCGAATATTGGGTTTCGTATTCTTATATCGATACCGAACGATTGTATAAAAATTTCCCGACTCAGGTAACTCCTAGTTTTGTTGCCAATCATAGTTTGTCAATAGTAACAAAATATTGGATTACCGACTGGAAATCACAAATAGGGTTTACTAACTCTTTTGCAACAGGAAGACCCTACAACAATCCGAATGAAACGGAATTTATGAATGCCAGAACAAAATCATACAACGATTTGAGTTTCAACTGGGCGTATTTATTAACTACCCAAAAGATTTTGTATTTCTCGGTTTCGAATGTTTTGGGAGCCAACAATATATACGGATACAATTATGCCATTCAGCCCAGTGCCGATGGAGAGTACAGAAGAAGTGCAATCAAACCAGCTGCCGACCGATTCTTTTTTGTCGGTTTCTTTTGGACCATCAGCAAAAACAAAAAAGACAATCAGTTGAAGAATCTTTAG
- a CDS encoding nucleoid-associated protein yields MINLYNTHIETLSIHRVGNISRNEPLFLSEEPFKLNDEIVPLMKEFFFKSFKEKEENYFQFAHEVDLDYNDMFKFATEIFANPASLHEASKKITKHLFEQSNHPHIKNGEVYVTYLTNVSIDNNIVDAIGIFKSEIQSDFLQFEEKGTQLEMILQHGVSLNKLDKGCLIFNYKKEEGYKILSVDSNRYDARYWLEHFLSVDAFEDENFITKKYLKFCQGFAKDVVFPAEDKKEEVMFMNRSVNYFAKNDQFEETNFLNEVLDNPDLIPEFKNYKVDKGEKYSIEDVTSFPIANAAVSDARKSIKNVINLDTHIQIKMDFINPESAEKFVEKGWDEEKQMYYYLVYFNKEEKS; encoded by the coding sequence ATGATCAACCTATACAACACCCACATCGAAACCCTTTCTATTCATCGAGTGGGAAACATCAGTCGTAATGAACCTCTTTTTTTATCAGAAGAGCCTTTTAAATTAAATGACGAAATTGTGCCTTTGATGAAAGAGTTCTTTTTTAAATCGTTTAAAGAAAAAGAAGAAAACTACTTTCAGTTTGCACATGAAGTAGATTTAGACTACAATGACATGTTTAAATTTGCAACCGAAATTTTTGCTAATCCAGCGAGTTTGCATGAGGCTTCCAAAAAGATTACCAAACACCTTTTTGAGCAATCCAATCACCCGCATATCAAAAACGGAGAAGTGTATGTAACCTATTTGACCAATGTAAGTATTGACAACAATATTGTAGATGCAATCGGTATTTTTAAAAGTGAAATTCAATCCGACTTTTTACAATTTGAAGAAAAAGGAACACAATTGGAAATGATATTGCAGCACGGTGTTAGTTTGAACAAACTGGACAAAGGTTGTTTGATTTTTAATTACAAAAAAGAAGAGGGCTATAAAATCCTTTCTGTTGACAGTAATCGTTACGATGCCAGATATTGGTTGGAACATTTCTTGTCTGTTGATGCTTTTGAGGATGAAAATTTCATCACCAAAAAATACTTGAAATTCTGTCAAGGATTTGCCAAAGATGTTGTTTTTCCTGCCGAAGACAAGAAAGAAGAAGTTATGTTTATGAATCGTTCTGTAAATTATTTTGCAAAAAACGATCAATTTGAAGAAACCAATTTCCTGAATGAAGTTTTGGATAATCCCGATTTGATTCCAGAATTTAAGAATTACAAGGTAGATAAAGGTGAAAAATACAGTATCGAAGACGTAACCTCTTTCCCGATTGCCAATGCTGCTGTAAGCGATGCTCGAAAATCAATAAAAAACGTAATCAATTTAGATACACACATTCAAATCAAAATGGATTTCATTAATCCGGAAAGTGCCGAAAAATTTGTGGAAAAAGGATGGGACGAAGAAAAACAAATGTATTACTATTTGGTTTATTTCAATAAAGAAGAGAAAAGTTAG